A portion of the Podospora pseudoanserina strain CBS 124.78 chromosome 2, whole genome shotgun sequence genome contains these proteins:
- a CDS encoding hypothetical protein (EggNog:ENOG503P1CI; COG:S), protein MDPLTSISLVANVAAFVDFGFKIVSAAREVQSSTSGTTATNVNAEVLTINFRTVVANIKGSRLAGNSQLDEARLAALVDECERLSDELLGLLDSLRAKKPGSKRHVFVIAWRNMMKRGEKEALEARLDRCRNQLQLEIAQRTSEKSLERLGVIAASGECQTNELAVIKRSLHDLHQLHSTTQTKLDSISFQGLNSLLKLCGQAFESVALSKLLSSIGFEKMSDRLENIAEAHATTFNWLVDASEAVDPKASLGDLESLEAQEWLRYTEVQDSYRKVSREALTSWLLEGNGIFHIFGKPGSGKSTLLKHLLKHPAVQNMLEGWAGGKALIKCSFFFWKGGSAGQKTFSGLYRSLLCSVFKQCPELVPSIVPSLWQLCLQGGNAQLTDAEARHAFLEIMERDEVFTHRKFAFFIDGLDEFEGDDTGLVRTFLSWTRLRPDNIKICVSSRELPLFQERFSSYPKLRLHEVTSLDIMGYVKSTLEENEDLSSAVDHSLTLHLGQKIIEKAEGVLLWVSLVLRIVERGLLQEDNPEDLEAKIDGLPTELENLFQVIFNAIETEAHPIDRRRAMLTLAVCLERTSWELSNVFLHQLSFLDEYESDCNFLFKSLRKTETIEDEERLRRCRKQVNGRCRGLVSVTASSADEPDVPIPTRRVEQVAITHRSLIEFFSKTQVREVIEAQTQGFNMTQFTSRSFVAQQMTEPDPSSIEESHLHFDILGLFKVVWYHDFMNTSIVTDVLLDLQKIPFLSSRLKVSGGGIYRPMDYGWSYLWRKRAACRRIVSHKQDRTVADIIIFLALKYGLPELLTPPEVLKGGALVQAAQKIGPQHLLMRIFDTLLASTQPSWNQLELRQYDRLLKTMAMCLRDGASPNLPVTWQQDYPLLNRVSGRISSLWEVLIWTTLCGYDQVNGMQINGQKRNLTFLPIWVLFLAYGADTEFKLQVDTEHAVSLYQDAIRIVALFRKEQEDLFTPLFIPRLQNLVVDMASKQNGFLSLSDISSLLFPDDFHKFVPLLEQQGSSEQDGEEKRCAVLKSFGLDLDHWDPPPPSPVVAVFPEVFGLSINKFVLERLGPYAVDEPQRGIVVYTKQGIELLDRNNPAHDRVDILE, encoded by the exons ATGGATCCCCTCACGTCCATCAGCCTGGTTGCCAATGTTGCCGCCTTTGTTGATTTCGGCTTCAAGATTGTGTCCGCTGCCCGCGAGGTTCAAAGTTCCACAAGTGGGACGACTGCTACCAATGTCAATGCTGAGGTTCTTACTATCAACTTTAGGACAGTCGTCGCAAACATTAAAGGTTCTCGGCTTGCAGGTAACTCTCAGTTGGACGAGGCGAGGTTAGCTGCGCTTGTTGACGAATGTGAGCGTCTATCggatgagcttcttggcctaCTGGACTCTCTCAGGGCCAAAAAGCCAGGCTCAAAGAGACATGTGTTCGTCATCGCCTGGAGGAACATGATGAAAAGGGGTGAAAAGGAGGCGTTGGAAGCGCGGTTAGATAGATGCAGAAATCAGCTGCAGCTGGAAATTGCCCAGCGAACGAG TGAAAAGTCCCTGGAACGTCTGGGGGTCATTGCGGCAAGTGGTGAATGCCAAACAAACGAGCTCGCTGTCATCAAACGTAGCTTGCACGATTTGCATCAGCTGCATTCtaccacccaaaccaaactTGATTCGATCTCATTTCAGGGGTTGAACAGCTTACTGAAGCTCTGCGGGCAAGCCTTTGAAAGCGTTGCTCTTTCCAAGCTCCTATCCTCCATTGGGTTCGAGAAAATGTCTGATCGACTTGAAAATATCGCCGAGGCCCATGCAACGACTTTCAACTGGCTAGTAGATGCTTCCGAGGCTGTGGATCCCAAAGCATCATTGGGAGATTTGGAATCTTTAGAGGCCCAAGAGTGGCTACGCTACACCGAGGTTCAAGATTCATATCGCAAGGTGTCTCGGGAGGCTCTAACATCGTGGCTTTTGGAAGGTAATGGGATTTTCCACATCTTCGGAAAGCCAGGGTCAGGAAAGTCCACGTTGCTGAAGCATCTGCTGAAGCACCCTGCTGTTCAGAATATGCTTGAAGGGTGGGCTGGAGGCAAAGCACTGATCAAGtgctcttttttcttctggaAAGGTGGCTCGGCTGGCCAAAAAACGTTTTCCGGTCTTTACCGATCCCTTCTCTGTTCGGTCTTCAAACAGTGCCCGGAGCTGGTCCCATCAATTGTCCCATCACTTTGGCAACTGTGTTTGCAGGGTGGCAACGCTCAATTGACCGACGCTGAAGCGCGCCATGCTTTCCTGGAGATAATGGAGCGAGACGAAGTCTTTACACACCGAAAATTTGCATTTTTCATTGACGGCCTGGATGAGTTCGAAGGCGATGACACTGGCTTGGTTCGTACCTTTCTCAGTTGGACACGGCTCAGACCCGACAACATCAAAATCTGCGTTTCAAGTCGCGAGCTTCCGCTATTCCAAGAGCGTTTCTCATCGTATCCCAAGCTTCGACTACACGAGGTTACAAGTTTGGACATTATGGGTTATGTGAAGAGTACGCTCGAAGAGAATGAAGACTTGTCCTCGGCAGTCGACCACAGCCTCACCCTCCATCTTGGTCAGAAGATCATTGAGAAGGCAGAAGGAGTGCTGCTGTGGGTATCATTGGTCCTGCGGATTGTTGAGCGTGGTCTTCTTCAGGAGGACAACCCCGAAGACTTGGAGGCCAAGATCGATGGACTGCCTACAGAACTCGAGAATTTGTTTCAAGTCATATTCAACGCAATTGAGACAGAGGCTCACCCTATTGACAGGCGTAGGGCTATGCTCACTCTAGCTGTTTGCTTGGAGCGGACATCTTGGGAACTATCCAATGTTTTTCTTCATCAGTTATCCTTTCTGGATGAGTACGAATCAGATTGCAATTTTCTCTTCAAGAGTTTACGCAAAACAGAGACTattgaagatgaagaaaggCTACGGAGATGTCGGAAGCAAGTCAACGGACGATGCAGAGGACTTGTGAGCGTAACTGCATCAAGCGCTGACGAACCGGACGTGCCAATACCGACAAGAAGAGTTGAACAAGTTGCAATTACACACCGCTCCCTCATCGAATTCTTTTCGAAAACACAGGTCCGTGAAGTTATCGAAGCTCAGACCCAAGGATTCAACATGACACAGTTTACTAGCCGATCTTTCGTGGCTCAGCAGATGACAGAACCGGATCCAAGTTCGATAGAAGAATCTCACCTCCACTTCGACATTCTTGGACTCTTCAAGGTTGTATGGTACCATGATTTCATGAACACATCCATTGTGACAGATGTGCTTCTAGACTTGCAAAAAATTCCCTTTCTTTCATCCCGACTCAAGGTCTCGGGGGGTGGAATCTATCGGCCAATGGACTATGGGTGGTCGTATCTTTGGAGAAAGAGAGCGGCATGCCGTCGTATTGTTTCACATAAGCAGGATCGAACTGTTGCTGATATCATCATTTTCCTGGCATTGAAATATGGGCTGCCAGAGCTCTTAACCCCACCCGAGGTGCTCAAGGGAGGGGCACTTGTTCAAGCTGCTCAGAAGATTGGGCCGCAGCACCTACTAATGCGTATATTTGACACTTTACTGGCATCGACTCAACCCTCTTGGAATCAGCTTGAACTCCGACAGTATGACCGCCTTCTGAAGACAATGGCCATGTGCCTACGAGATGGGGCATCACCAAATCTCCCAGTCACTTGGCAACAAGACTACCCTTTACTAAATCGGGTTTCAGGAAGGATCTCAAGTCTGTGGGAGGTATTGATCTGGACAACCTTGTGTGGGTACGATCAGGTGAACGGAATGCAAATCAACGGACAAAAGCGCAATTTGACCTTTTTGCCCATCTGGGTTCTCTTCCTGGCTTATGGTGCAGACACCGAGTTCAAGCTCCAGGTCGATACTGAACACGCAGTATCACTTTACCAAGACGCTATTCGCATTGTCGCGCTTTtcagaaaagaacaagaggaCCTCTTCACGCCGCTCTTTATCCCGCGGCTACAGAACTTGGTGGTTGACATGGCTTCGAAACAAAACGGGTTCCTCAGTCTCTCCGATATCTCCAGCTTACTCTTCCCGGATGACTTTCACAAGTTTGTACCTCTGCTCGAGCAACAAGGGAGCAGCGAacaggacggggaggagaaaCGGTGCGCAGTGCTTAAATCTTTTGGACTGGATTTAGATCACTGGGATCCTccgccaccatcgccagTAGTCGCAGTGTTTCCAGAAGTCTTTGGCTTGTCGATTAACAAGTTTGTTCTAGAAAGGTTGGGCCCTTATGCGGTGGACGAGCCGCAGCGGGGGATTGTGGTCTACACCAAACAGGGTATCGAACTTTTGGACCGAAACAATCCAGCACATGACCGAGTCGACATTCTTGAGTAG